Proteins from a genomic interval of Scomber japonicus isolate fScoJap1 chromosome 10, fScoJap1.pri, whole genome shotgun sequence:
- the wdr26a gene encoding WD repeat-containing protein 26 produces the protein MQANGAGQDTDSEVSCQNGAQNGESSSAGAAHSNGLVSVTNNGNTVSNNNNGVSAQPASNNNSPNDANSGGKKKKRLSQCEEDVIRLIGQHLHDLGLNQTVDLLMQESGCRLEHPSATKFRNHVMEGEWDKAESDLNELKALMHSPSAIVRMKFLLLQQKYLEYLEDGKVLEALQVLRAELTPLKYNTERIHILSGYLMCSHAEDLRAKAEWEGKGTASRTKLLDKLQTYLPPSVMLPPRRLQTLLKQAVELQRERCLYHNTKLDNGLDSVSLLLDHACSRKQFPCYTQQILTEHCNEVWFCKFSNDGTKLATGSKDTTVIVWHVDTETQQLKLMKTLEGHAYGVSYLAWSPDDAYLIACGPDDCSELWLWNVQTGELRTKMSQSHEDSLTSVAWNPDGKRFVTGGQRGQFYQCDLDGNLLDSWEGVRVQCLWCLSDGRTVLASDTHQRIRGYNFEDLTDRNIVQEDHPIMSFTVSKNGRLALLNVATQGVHLWDLQDRVLVRKYQGVTQGFYTIHSCFGGHNEDFIASGSEDHKVYIWHRRSELPIAELTGHTRTVNCVSWNPVLPGLLASASDDGTVRIWGPAPFLDVQDSEGLNECCSMDS, from the exons ATGCAGGCTAACGGGGCAGGACAGGACACAGACTCAGAAGTATCCTGCCAAAACGGTGCACAGAACGGGGAGTCTTCCTCCGCCGGGGCAGCTCACTCCAACGGACTTGTGTCAGTCACCAACAATGGAAACACtgtcagcaacaacaacaacggagTGTCAGCACAGCCTGCGTCCAACAACAACAGCCCGAACGATGCCAACTCTGGcggcaagaagaagaagcgaCTGTCTCAGTGTGAGGAGGACGTCATCCGGCTCATAGGACAACATTTACATGATTTAGGTCTCAA TCAGACAGTGGACCTCCTGATGCAGGAGTCTGGCTGCAGATTGGAGCACCCCTCTGCCACCAAGTTTCGCAATCATGTCATGGAAGGAGAGTGGGACAAG GCTGAGAGTGACCTGAATGAGCTGAAGGCATTGATGCATTCTCCAAGTGCCATAGTG CGTATGAAGTTCCTGCTGCTACAGCAGAAGTATCTGGAGTATCTGGAGGATGGGAAGGTCCTGGAGGCCCTGCAGGTCCTCAGAGCTGAGCTCACTCCTCTCAAGTACAACACAGAGCGCATCCACATCTTGAGTGG GTACCTGATGTGCAGTCATGCAGAGGACCTGCGAGCCAAAGCAGAGTGGGAAGGCAAAGGCACGGCATCCCGAACAAAGCTGCTAGATAAGCTCCAGA CGTACCTGCCTCCGTCAGTGATGCTGCCTCCTCGCCGCCTGCAGACTCTGCTGAAGCAGGCGGTGGAGCTGCAGAGGGAGCGCTGCCTCTACCACAACACTAAGCTGGACAATGGACTGGACTCTGTGTCCCTGCTGCTGGACCACGCCTGCAGCCG GAAACAGTTCCCGTGCTACACTCAGCAGATCCTCACTGAACACTGCAATGAAGTCTGGTTCTGCAAGTTCTCCAACGACGGCACAAAACTGGCAACCGGCTCAAAAGACACCACAGTCATTGTGTGGCATGTTGACACG GAAACCCAGCAGCTGAAACTGATGAAGACTCTTGAGGGTCATGCTTATGGTGTCTCTTATCTGGCATGGAGCCCTGATGATGCCTATCTGATAGCCTGTGGTCCTGATGACTGCTCTGAGCTGTGGCTGTGGAATGTACAG ACGGGGGAGCTACGAACAAAGATGAGTCAGTCTCATGAGGATAGCCTGACCAGTGTGGCCTGGAATCCAGATGGCAAACGCTTTGTCACCGGTGGCCAGAGAGGGCAGTTCTACCAGTGT GACTTGGATGGAAACCTGCTGGACTCGTGGGAGGGAGTGCGGGTGCAGTGCCTGTGGTGTTTGAGTGACGGCCGGACCGTCCTTGCTTCTGACACCCACCAACGAATCAGAGGATACAACTTTGAGGACTTGACTGACAGAAACAT AGTGCAAGAGGACCATCCCATCATGTCCTTCACTGTTTCAAAGAATGGAAGATTAGCTCTGCTCAATGTCGCTACTCAG gGAGTGCACCTATGGGACCTGCAGGACCGGGTGCTGGTGAGGAAGTACCAAGGGGTAACCCAGGGCTTCTACACCATCCACTCCTGCTTTGGAGGGCACAATGAAGACTTCATTGCTAGTGGCAGTGAAG ATCACAAAGTTTACATCTGGCACCGGCGCAGTGAGTTGCCCATTGCAGAGCTGACTGGTCACACCCGCACTGTTAACTGTGTGAGCTGGAACCCCGTCCTGCCCGGCCTGCTGGCCAGCGCCTCCGACGATGGAACTGTCCGAATCTGGGGACCTGCCCCCTTCCTGGATGTCCAGGACTCAGAGGGGCTCAATG